Genomic DNA from Tepidibacillus fermentans:
TAGGTTTACAAGTTTGATATGTTTCTTTATCCCCACCGACAAGAACAACGAGTTCCCCAGCTTTTGCAGGTGCTACACTACCAGAGACAGGAGCATCTAGCATTTTCACTCCCTTTTCTGCACATAATGCAGCAATTTCTTTCGATGTATAAGGAGAAATTGTACTCATATCGATCGCAATTTTCCCAGGAGTAAGGCCTGCTAATACCCCTGACTCTTTTGTATATACTTCTCTTACTGCTTGGTCATCAGATACCATGGTGATCACAACATCAACACTTTCTGTAAGCTCTTTTGGCGTTTCTTTAAAAATTGCGCCTAATTCAATCAATTCCTTCGCTTTTTCCTTAGTACGATTATAAATATATAATTCATATCCTGCTTTCTTTAAATTAGTTACCATAGGAACACCCATGTTGCCAAGTCCAATCCAACCTAGTTTCATTTCAAGTCTCTCCTTTAGTTAATAATTACTACTTTAGAATAGCTTAGTTCTATAAGGATCATCAAACAGGATATAGCCCCATAAAAGCGTCTATAATGATGTACATCAGGATTATCCAATATTTGTAGAAGTTTTTTAATATATTTGACTACTTTCTTTTCTAGTTGCTTTCTTATTGATCTTTATTTCTTATACTTACGCGGATGGTGGTGTTACCATATTTATTTCTTTCCATTGATGTAATTAATATATCAGGAACAAGTAAAAAGGAACTCCGACCCGGAGCTCCTTTTTTAAACGTTCTTATCTTCCTGCTGATAAACAATTTTTCCATTAATCATGGTCACTTCAACCTTTGTCATATAATCAAAGGGATTGCCAGACCAAATGACAATATCCGCATCTTTTCCTACTTCTAAGGAACCAACACGATCTTCAATACCTATATGTGAGGCAGGATTAATCGTTAATGCTCTCCATGCGGATTCCTCACTTAAACCCTCTCTTACAGCAATCGCTGCAGCGATGGTGATATATTCAATCGGAATCACAGGATGATCAGTAATGATGGAAATAGGTACCCCTGCCTGATCTAATGCAACAAGTGTATGCCATCCTCGATCTCCTAATTCAATTTTTGATCGGTTACTCATGGTTGGTCCGACCGCTGCTTTATATCCCTTTTCCGCAATAATATCAGCAATTAAATGGCCTTCGGTACAATGTTCAAGCGTTAAATCTAAATTAAATTCCTCCGCTATTCGAATCGCCGTCATGATATCATCTGCACGATGAGCATGAGCTCTAACTGGGATCTCACGTTTTAATACTTTTACTAAAGTTTCCATTTTCAAATCAATATCAGGAGCTTTTGCTGGATCAACTTCTCCCAGTTCCATTTTCCGTAAATAATTTTGAGCTTTCACTAAGTTTTCTCTAAGTATAGCTGCCGTTCCCATTCGCGTGGAAGGCATTTGTTTTTTTTCACCATAAACACGTTTTGGATTTTCACCAAAAGCAATTTTTACTCCAGATAATTCTTTGACGATCATTTCTTCAACAACCCGGCCATAGGTTTTCACAATGGACATTTCTCCACCAATGACATTGGCACTACCAGGCATGATTTGTACCGTTGTAACCCCTCCGCGGAGAGCATCTTTAAAGCCTTGGTCATAAGGATTGATAGCATCAAGTGCGCGAACATGAGGAGTAACTGGATCGGTCATTTCGTTCGCATCAGCCCCAGCCCAGCCAATTGTCTCTTCAAAAACTCCTAAATGTGTATGTGCATCGATAATCCCAGGAGTTATCCATTTGTTAGCTGCATTAATGATCTTTGCCTCATTTGGAATAACTAAAGATTCACCAAGTGCCTTAATCTTTCCATTTTCAATTAGAATACTTCCTCGATCAATGATTCCCTTTGTAATGGTATTAATTCTTGCATTAATAATCGCAATCATCTTGTTTCCTCCTAGAACGAATATTTCGATTTACTAAATATATTCGTTGTCGAAGGGAAAATTCCTGCTTTCTATTAAGCAACATCGACTTCTGATCTAAAAGCAACTTTCGATTTTTTTGTTCCCATATTGAAGATAAGATTGAGAAAAACTGCGCTAAGACTTCCTGCAACAATCCCATTATCCGTTAAGATTCGTAAACCTTCTGGTAGTGAAGAAAATAAATTCGGTACAACGGTAACTCCTAAACCAATCCCAACTGAGCTAGCGATAATAAATAGATTCTCTTGGCGACTAAAATCTACCTCACTTAAAATTTTAATTCCAGATGCAATCACCATTCCAAACATTGGTAACATTGCACCTCCTAAAACAGGAGTTGGAATCAATGTTGTTAATGCTCCGATTTTAGGGATGAGACCTAAACCAATTAAAATCAGGCCTGTCACGACGATGACATTTCTTTTTCTTACACCTGTTATTTGTACTAGCCCTACATTTTGAGAATAAGTGGTGTATGGAAAAGCATTAAAAATACTGCCAAGAATCATCGCCAAGCCCTCCGATCGATAACCACGAGCCAAATCTTCTGAACCAATCTTTTGTTCTGTAATTTTCCCCAAGGCTAAAAAAACACCTGTCGATTCAATCATACTAACAATCGCTACGAGTATCATCGTAATGATAGCACTCGGCTTAAAAGTTGGCATCCCAAAATAAAAAGGTTGAACAAAATGAAACCAAGCAGAATTATACACAGGATGAAAATTGATCATTCCAAGGAAGAAGGCAATGATCGTTCCTCCAATAATTCCTAAGAGAATAGAAATCGCCCGAACAAATCCTGTAAAAAATCGGTTCATCATAATAATAAAAAGTAAAACCCCAAATGAAAGCAATAAATTGATCGGACTACCAAAGTCTTTACTTCCGACACCACCAGCCATATTATTAATGGCAACAGGGACTAACGTAACTCCAATAATCGTAACAACGGAGCCTTGAACAACTGGTGGAAACAACTTGATAAATGAACCAAAGTATTTGGCGATTAGAATAACAAATAAACCAGAAATAAGAATCGCTCCATAAACTGCTGAGATTCCATATTGTTGACCAATCGCGATCATTGGACCTACAGCAGTGAAGGTACAACCCAAAACAACAGGTAAGCCAATTCCGAAGTAGCGATTTTTCCAAACTTGTAATAAGGTTGCAATACCACTT
This window encodes:
- a CDS encoding NAD(P)-dependent oxidoreductase, with the translated sequence MKLGWIGLGNMGVPMVTNLKKAGYELYIYNRTKEKAKELIELGAIFKETPKELTESVDVVITMVSDDQAVREVYTKESGVLAGLTPGKIAIDMSTISPYTSKEIAALCAEKGVKMLDAPVSGSVAPAKAGELVVLVGGDKETYQTCKPIFNVVGKASFYLGENGAGSNAKLAINSMLGIYIQGLAETVLFAERAGIPRDTMLEIVKLSAVGAPIANIKTASIIEDQYPAAFALKHATKDLRLANEKAKEMDIQFPLIEKTFTTYNGAIQSWMGDLDIMAVLTYIAHELKK
- a CDS encoding amidohydrolase, producing MIAIINARINTITKGIIDRGSILIENGKIKALGESLVIPNEAKIINAANKWITPGIIDAHTHLGVFEETIGWAGADANEMTDPVTPHVRALDAINPYDQGFKDALRGGVTTVQIMPGSANVIGGEMSIVKTYGRVVEEMIVKELSGVKIAFGENPKRVYGEKKQMPSTRMGTAAILRENLVKAQNYLRKMELGEVDPAKAPDIDLKMETLVKVLKREIPVRAHAHRADDIMTAIRIAEEFNLDLTLEHCTEGHLIADIIAEKGYKAAVGPTMSNRSKIELGDRGWHTLVALDQAGVPISIITDHPVIPIEYITIAAAIAVREGLSEESAWRALTINPASHIGIEDRVGSLEVGKDADIVIWSGNPFDYMTKVEVTMINGKIVYQQEDKNV
- a CDS encoding nucleobase:cation symporter-2 family protein — translated: MKQNPMKIFSLGLQHVLAMYAGAVIVPLIVGGALGLDGKQLTYLVSIDLLTSGIATLLQVWKNRYFGIGLPVVLGCTFTAVGPMIAIGQQYGISAVYGAILISGLFVILIAKYFGSFIKLFPPVVQGSVVTIIGVTLVPVAINNMAGGVGSKDFGSPINLLLSFGVLLFIIMMNRFFTGFVRAISILLGIIGGTIIAFFLGMINFHPVYNSAWFHFVQPFYFGMPTFKPSAIITMILVAIVSMIESTGVFLALGKITEQKIGSEDLARGYRSEGLAMILGSIFNAFPYTTYSQNVGLVQITGVRKRNVIVVTGLILIGLGLIPKIGALTTLIPTPVLGGAMLPMFGMVIASGIKILSEVDFSRQENLFIIASSVGIGLGVTVVPNLFSSLPEGLRILTDNGIVAGSLSAVFLNLIFNMGTKKSKVAFRSEVDVA